From a region of the Campylobacter showae genome:
- the uvrB gene encoding excinuclease ABC subunit UvrB, with amino-acid sequence MKNFEISSKFSPSEDQARAVANIVASVRSGNKYQTLLGVTGSGKTFTMANVIRELNMPTLIMTHNKSLAAQLYSEFKGFFPKNHVEYFISYYDYYQPEAYIPRQDLFIEKDSSVNEELERLRLSATASLLSFDDVVCVASVSANYGLGNPSEYQGMVAYLGVGENINQRALLQKLVDMGYKRNDNYFDLGDFRVNGDVVDVYPAYWGDEALRIEFFGDEIDAMYHFDVLENKKLKDVGKFTLYATSQFIVGADRLKIAIKQIEEELEERLKEFNEQGKLVEAQRLKQRVEFDLEMMSSTGMCKGIENYARHLTGQKAGETPYSMFDYFELGGKDYLVIVDESHVSLPQFRGMYAGDRSRKEVLVEYGFRLPSALDNRPLKFDEFINKRAKFLFVSATPNEYEINLSRGHVYEQILRPTGLLDPLIEIKDSENQVEILFDEAKKTIERNERVLVTVLTKKMAEELSRYYTELGIKVKYMHSDIDAVERNEIIRGLRGGEFDMLIGINLLREGLDLPEVSLIAIMDADKEGFLRSTTSLIQTMGRAARNVNGRVLMFAKKITKSMQEAMDTTLARRKMQDEYNRAHGIVPRSASRNIEESLHVEDEGEIYKRGKNLEKMPAAERASIIKELRKQMLEAAEQLEFEKAAALRDEIAKIRKL; translated from the coding sequence ATGAAAAATTTTGAAATTTCGTCCAAATTTAGCCCGAGCGAGGATCAGGCCCGCGCAGTCGCTAACATAGTAGCCTCCGTAAGATCTGGCAACAAATATCAAACGCTTTTAGGTGTCACGGGCTCAGGCAAGACCTTTACGATGGCAAACGTTATACGCGAGCTAAATATGCCAACGCTAATCATGACGCACAACAAGTCCCTTGCCGCGCAGCTTTATAGCGAATTTAAGGGCTTTTTCCCTAAAAATCACGTGGAGTATTTCATCAGCTACTACGACTACTATCAGCCCGAAGCCTACATCCCGCGTCAAGACCTTTTCATCGAAAAGGACAGCTCCGTAAACGAAGAGCTCGAGCGTCTGCGCCTATCTGCGACGGCGAGCTTGCTTAGCTTTGACGACGTCGTGTGCGTGGCGTCGGTGTCGGCCAACTACGGCTTAGGTAATCCTAGCGAATACCAAGGCATGGTCGCGTATCTGGGCGTGGGCGAAAATATCAATCAGCGCGCGCTACTGCAAAAGCTCGTCGATATGGGCTACAAGCGAAACGATAACTACTTCGACCTAGGCGACTTTCGCGTAAACGGCGACGTGGTGGACGTCTATCCCGCATACTGGGGAGACGAAGCGCTTCGTATAGAGTTTTTCGGCGACGAGATAGACGCTATGTATCACTTTGACGTGCTGGAAAACAAAAAACTAAAAGACGTGGGTAAATTTACGCTTTATGCCACGAGTCAGTTTATCGTGGGCGCAGACCGCCTAAAAATCGCCATCAAACAGATAGAAGAGGAGCTAGAAGAGCGGCTAAAAGAATTTAACGAGCAAGGCAAGCTCGTCGAGGCTCAGCGCCTAAAACAACGAGTGGAGTTTGACCTAGAAATGATGAGCAGCACGGGCATGTGCAAGGGCATCGAAAACTACGCGCGCCACCTAACCGGGCAAAAGGCAGGAGAGACGCCCTACTCTATGTTTGATTATTTCGAACTTGGCGGCAAGGACTATCTAGTCATCGTGGACGAAAGCCACGTGAGCCTGCCGCAGTTTCGCGGGATGTACGCGGGTGACCGTAGCCGAAAAGAGGTGCTGGTGGAGTACGGATTTCGTCTCCCGTCCGCGCTTGATAACCGTCCGCTTAAATTTGACGAGTTTATAAACAAACGCGCCAAATTTCTTTTCGTCTCGGCGACCCCGAACGAATACGAGATAAATTTAAGCCGCGGCCACGTCTACGAGCAAATTTTACGCCCGACGGGACTGCTAGATCCCTTAATCGAGATAAAAGACAGCGAAAATCAGGTGGAGATTTTATTTGACGAGGCAAAAAAAACCATCGAGAGAAACGAGCGCGTACTAGTCACCGTGCTTACCAAAAAGATGGCCGAGGAGCTCAGTCGCTACTACACCGAGCTTGGCATCAAGGTCAAATACATGCACTCCGATATCGACGCCGTCGAGCGAAACGAGATCATCCGCGGACTGCGCGGAGGCGAGTTTGATATGCTTATCGGCATAAATTTGCTAAGAGAAGGGCTTGATCTGCCCGAGGTTAGCCTCATAGCCATCATGGACGCCGATAAGGAAGGCTTTTTGCGCTCAACGACGAGCCTCATACAAACGATGGGGCGCGCGGCTAGAAACGTAAACGGACGAGTGCTGATGTTTGCCAAAAAGATCACCAAATCCATGCAAGAAGCGATGGATACGACGCTAGCTCGCCGCAAGATGCAGGACGAATACAACCGCGCTCACGGCATCGTCCCGCGCTCTGCTAGCCGGAACATCGAAGAGAGCCTGCACGTCGAGGATGAGGGCGAGATATATAAACGCGGCAAAAATCTAGAAAAAATGCCTGCCGCCGAGCGAGCGAGCATAATCAAAGAACTAAGAAAGCAGATGCTAGAAGCCGCCGAGCAGCTGGAGTTTGAGAAGGCGGCGGCGTTGCGCGACGAAATCGCCAAAATCCGTAAACTTTAA
- a CDS encoding type IV pilin protein, translating to MRKGFTMIELIFVIVILGILAAVAIPRLTATRDDAEIAKAGTNLTTLISDLGAYYTSQGEFATKLSGMTNVQLSNGGAALTDEIVAAGKKCVKVTLVPTIDGTTGKPAHLKVEGGTDKTTEICKKVLASKGVDTLVKGKFTFSHKTTGAITESGAGEVAISGINVKF from the coding sequence ATGAGAAAAGGTTTTACAATGATTGAGTTGATCTTCGTGATCGTTATACTAGGTATTTTGGCTGCTGTAGCTATCCCAAGACTAACTGCGACTAGAGATGACGCTGAGATAGCAAAAGCTGGAACAAACTTAACTACACTAATCAGTGACTTGGGTGCTTATTATACTTCACAAGGTGAATTTGCTACAAAATTAAGTGGTATGACAAATGTTCAGCTTAGTAACGGTGGTGCAGCCCTTACAGACGAAATAGTAGCTGCCGGTAAAAAATGCGTGAAAGTTACTTTGGTTCCAACTATTGATGGTACTACAGGTAAGCCTGCTCACTTAAAGGTAGAAGGGGGCACTGATAAGACTACAGAAATATGCAAAAAGGTCTTAGCTAGCAAAGGTGTTGATACTTTAGTAAAAGGCAAATTTACTTTCTCACATAAAACAACTGGAGCTATTACAGAGAGCGGCGCTGGCGAGGTTGCGATCAGCGGTATAAACGTTAAATTCTAA
- a CDS encoding type II secretion system protein: MLELVFVIVVIGILASIAVPRLFVTRDDAVLVKARSDIASIRSGIINKHNTDMLSGKFTYDSLEKSGATNIFANVLQNGIKEKGASDVSGWKKGGTTGSRTVYTFALNKNQSVDFAYDTADGSFSCPKNDKLCKQLTE, encoded by the coding sequence ATGCTTGAACTAGTATTTGTAATAGTTGTTATTGGAATACTAGCTAGTATTGCTGTGCCTAGATTGTTTGTAACGAGAGATGATGCGGTGCTCGTTAAAGCTAGAAGTGATATAGCCTCGATACGAAGCGGTATAATAAATAAGCATAATACTGATATGCTATCTGGCAAATTTACTTATGATAGCCTTGAAAAATCTGGAGCAACGAATATTTTTGCTAATGTTTTGCAAAACGGTATAAAAGAAAAAGGCGCTTCTGATGTATCTGGGTGGAAAAAAGGAGGCACGACAGGCAGCAGGACTGTATATACCTTTGCGTTAAATAAAAATCAAAGCGTAGATTTTGCTTATGATACTGCCGATGGCTCTTTTAGTTGCCCAAAAAACGACAAACTCTGCAAACAATTGACGGAGTAA